From a single Adhaeribacter swui genomic region:
- a CDS encoding TonB-dependent receptor, which yields MALTLPVLGQSFLIEGTVTDNRDNSALPGATVLLLRLPDSTQSAVITNATGRFAFQQTPGRYLLRVSFLSYQTAERSINLTNTPINLGTIALTADTRQLKEVQVIGKTPTAVQKGDTTELNARAFKTNPDANATDLIQKMPGINVQDGQVKAQGENVQRVLVDGKEFFGDDVNATLNNLPAEVIDKIQILEEQSEQARVSGFDDGTRVKTLNIVTRADRRTGQFGRVYAGAGTDARYQVGGSLNFFKPGQRLTILGQSNSINQQNFSGEDLIGVSSGGGGGGRGGRGGGGPGGGGFSGGNDFALPQLNGITKTHSAGLNYSGQIGKKLEITGSYFGNYTDNDAYEKSFLQYVVNQRLPYNSESEVNNSSNQNYNHRLNFRLEYKIDSANTIFMRPRFSLQGRDALAGINRLRSMDTSQVTETVGQSKSNSLGLNFTNEFTFQHRFAKRGRTLSIGLGTTLNNRDVDSYNQSETEQFNPDEYISINQRNDQEVKGWSLTPSLSYSEPLSKFSQLQFNYSGTIQRNESDRRAYNFIDEEEGYTGFDPRFSNTFLNFNPQHRVGVGYRFRTQDNKLNLNFNTSYQYSELNNKREFPTVNSFSRGFHNVVPNARLQYNINKQKNFRLFYRGATNPPTVEQLQDVVTLSNDSLRFTVGNPNLNQFYRHFVNFRYSATNLEKASTFFVGVNASVNQNPIVNETIIADSTEVIFGVPLIRNQQITRPTNVNGQYSFTGFVNYGIPVKALKTNINVDANAGYNKNPGYLNGILNFSYTQTYGVGLTLSSNISENLDFTLASNGTMNFTENSATVGRNNNYYTLINRARVNWIFWKGLVLQSDFSQRIYSGLSANYNQNYSLWNVSVGKKFFPKRNGDLRLVVYDLLKQNNSIQRNIQPTYIEDVETRTLQRYFMLSFTYTIRQYNGSNNSNGNTPNNPGNRERRPGDFNPGNRGFGPGGPGGAPIN from the coding sequence TTGGCATTAACGCTTCCGGTGCTGGGGCAGTCTTTTCTAATAGAAGGTACCGTAACCGATAATCGGGATAATTCGGCTTTGCCGGGTGCTACCGTGTTGCTCCTCCGTTTACCCGATTCCACGCAGTCGGCGGTTATAACGAATGCTACCGGCCGGTTTGCTTTTCAGCAAACGCCGGGCAGGTATTTGCTCCGGGTGTCGTTTCTGAGTTACCAAACCGCCGAACGTTCTATTAATCTAACGAATACTCCGATAAATTTAGGTACTATTGCCTTAACGGCCGACACTCGGCAATTAAAGGAAGTGCAGGTAATTGGCAAAACGCCTACGGCAGTACAAAAAGGCGATACCACCGAGTTAAATGCCAGAGCCTTTAAAACCAACCCCGATGCCAATGCCACCGATTTAATTCAGAAAATGCCCGGCATTAACGTACAGGATGGCCAGGTAAAAGCCCAGGGCGAAAACGTGCAACGCGTGTTGGTAGATGGCAAAGAGTTTTTTGGCGACGATGTAAATGCCACTTTAAATAATTTGCCCGCCGAAGTAATTGATAAAATTCAGATTCTGGAAGAACAAAGCGAGCAAGCTCGGGTGTCGGGGTTTGATGACGGTACTCGGGTGAAAACCCTAAACATTGTAACGCGCGCCGATAGACGAACTGGTCAGTTTGGGCGGGTGTACGCCGGAGCCGGTACCGATGCCCGCTATCAGGTAGGCGGCAGTTTAAATTTTTTTAAACCCGGTCAGCGCTTAACTATTCTGGGGCAATCTAATTCCATCAATCAGCAAAACTTTTCCGGCGAAGATTTAATTGGCGTTTCCAGCGGCGGTGGAGGAGGTGGCCGGGGTGGAAGAGGCGGTGGTGGACCGGGCGGTGGTGGTTTTAGCGGTGGCAACGACTTTGCCTTGCCGCAGCTAAACGGCATTACCAAAACCCATTCGGCAGGCTTAAACTACTCGGGCCAGATTGGTAAAAAATTAGAAATTACTGGCAGTTATTTTGGCAATTATACCGATAACGATGCTTATGAGAAATCTTTTTTGCAGTATGTCGTTAACCAGCGCTTGCCTTACAACTCAGAAAGTGAGGTAAATAACTCTTCCAATCAAAACTACAACCACCGGTTAAACTTTAGGTTGGAATACAAAATAGACTCGGCCAACACTATTTTTATGCGCCCTCGCTTCAGTTTGCAAGGCCGCGATGCTTTGGCGGGTATTAACCGCCTCCGGAGTATGGATACCTCGCAGGTTACCGAAACTGTGGGGCAAAGTAAGTCAAACTCCCTGGGTTTAAATTTTACGAACGAATTTACTTTTCAGCACCGGTTTGCCAAACGGGGCCGCACGCTTTCAATTGGCTTAGGAACTACCCTGAATAACCGCGATGTGGATTCTTATAACCAATCCGAAACAGAACAATTTAACCCCGATGAATATATATCCATTAACCAGCGCAACGACCAAGAGGTAAAAGGTTGGAGCTTGACGCCCTCGCTTTCGTACTCTGAGCCTTTAAGTAAATTCAGTCAGTTGCAGTTTAACTACTCCGGTACCATTCAACGCAACGAATCGGATAGAAGGGCTTATAACTTTATTGACGAGGAAGAAGGCTATACCGGCTTTGATCCGCGCTTTTCCAACACCTTCTTAAATTTTAATCCACAGCACCGGGTGGGAGTAGGCTACCGTTTCCGGACGCAGGATAACAAGCTAAATTTAAATTTTAATACTTCGTACCAATACTCGGAGCTAAATAACAAGCGGGAGTTTCCTACTGTTAATTCTTTTTCTAGGGGTTTTCATAATGTGGTGCCGAATGCCCGGTTGCAGTATAACATAAATAAGCAGAAAAACTTTAGGCTGTTTTACCGGGGAGCCACTAATCCGCCCACGGTAGAGCAATTGCAGGATGTAGTTACTTTAAGCAACGATTCGTTGCGGTTTACGGTAGGTAATCCCAACCTAAATCAGTTTTACCGGCATTTTGTTAATTTTCGTTATTCGGCTACTAACTTGGAAAAAGCCAGTACTTTTTTTGTTGGCGTAAATGCCTCGGTTAATCAAAACCCAATCGTAAACGAAACCATTATTGCCGATTCTACCGAAGTTATTTTTGGCGTACCGCTTATTCGGAACCAACAGATTACCAGGCCCACCAACGTAAACGGCCAGTATAGTTTTACCGGGTTTGTGAACTACGGTATTCCCGTAAAAGCCCTTAAAACCAATATAAACGTAGATGCCAATGCGGGCTACAACAAAAATCCGGGTTACTTAAACGGAATTTTAAATTTTTCTTACACGCAAACCTACGGGGTGGGCTTAACTTTAAGCAGCAACATCAGTGAGAACCTGGATTTTACTTTGGCCAGTAACGGCACCATGAATTTTACGGAAAACTCAGCAACGGTGGGTCGGAATAATAATTATTACACGCTGATTAACCGGGCGCGGGTAAACTGGATTTTCTGGAAAGGCTTGGTTTTACAATCCGACTTTTCGCAGCGGATTTACTCGGGTTTAAGCGCCAATTACAACCAGAATTACAGTTTGTGGAACGTGAGCGTGGGCAAGAAGTTTTTCCCGAAACGCAACGGCGATTTACGCTTAGTGGTGTACGATTTACTCAAACAAAACAACAGCATCCAGCGCAACATCCAGCCTACTTATATCGAAGACGTAGAAACCCGAACTTTGCAACGGTATTTTATGCTGTCGTTTACTTATACCATTCGGCAGTATAATGGCAGCAACAATTCTAACGGCAATACTCCCAACAACCCCGGTAACCGCGAACGCCGTCCCGGTGACTTTAATCCTGGTAATCGCGGTTTTGGTCCGGGTGGTCCGGGCGGTGCTCCAATAAATTAA
- a CDS encoding sigma-70 family RNA polymerase sigma factor: MSEQGSNQLSKQEKDTRFEAELLPIIDPLYNFAFRLTLDEDDANDLVQETYLKAYRFFDYFEPGTNAKAWLFRILKNSFINDFRKKSKQPAKVDYSEVEGYYNSEGLDGDGEIATTSDMRSQSVQELIGDEVASALNSLPVDFRTVIILCDLEGFTYEEMAKILDIPIGTVRSRLHRARNFLKEKLEKYARSMGYNGENDEE; this comes from the coding sequence ATGAGCGAGCAAGGAAGCAATCAGCTAAGTAAACAAGAAAAAGATACCCGGTTCGAGGCAGAATTGCTGCCTATTATCGACCCGCTGTATAACTTTGCTTTTAGACTTACCTTAGACGAAGACGATGCGAACGACCTGGTTCAGGAGACCTATCTGAAGGCGTACCGGTTCTTTGATTACTTCGAACCCGGAACTAACGCTAAAGCCTGGCTGTTCCGGATACTAAAGAATTCGTTTATTAATGATTTCAGGAAGAAAAGTAAGCAGCCGGCTAAAGTTGATTACAGCGAAGTAGAAGGGTATTATAATTCGGAAGGTTTAGATGGCGACGGCGAGATTGCCACTACCTCGGATATGCGCTCGCAGAGCGTGCAGGAATTAATCGGCGACGAAGTAGCTAGTGCGCTTAATTCGTTACCCGTCGATTTCCGGACGGTAATTATCCTCTGCGACCTGGAAGGGTTTACGTACGAAGAAATGGCCAAAATTCTGGACATACCTATTGGTACGGTTCGCTCCCGTTTACACCGAGCCCGGAACTTTTTAAAGGAAAAACTAGAAAAATATGCCCGTTCGATGGGCTATAACGGAGAGAATGACGAAGAGTAA
- a CDS encoding zf-HC2 domain-containing protein — protein MNTSLTMQHALTEEGPKTDCEKVVELLDVIIDGEATAEDRHYFFKHLETCQDCFKAHDKHQQLKFFLKDHIKRKMVPANLMGSIRTVIHETV, from the coding sequence ATGAATACAAGCCTTACCATGCAACATGCCCTAACCGAAGAAGGTCCTAAAACTGACTGCGAGAAAGTAGTAGAGTTATTAGACGTAATTATTGACGGCGAAGCCACTGCCGAAGATCGTCATTATTTTTTTAAGCACCTCGAAACTTGCCAGGACTGTTTTAAAGCCCACGATAAGCACCAGCAACTTAAATTTTTCTTAAAAGATCATATTAAGCGCAAAATGGTGCCCGCCAATTTAATGGGCTCTATCAGAACAGTTATTCATGAAACCGTTTAA
- the gmk gene encoding guanylate kinase: MQGKIIIFSAPSGAGKTTIVKHLLQVNPHLGFSISACTRDKRGRNETHGKDYYFITPEDFRRKIENDEFVEWEEVYEGAFYGTLKSEIERIWSTGKHAILDVDVKGGLHIKEFYQDRALAVFVKPPSIEALAQRLEARATDSASSISSRVFKAKFELSFEDKFDKVIVNDNLEDAFRKAEKLVNEFLGVEERVV; this comes from the coding sequence ATGCAAGGTAAGATTATTATATTTTCGGCGCCTTCGGGGGCAGGTAAAACCACTATTGTAAAGCATTTACTCCAAGTTAATCCCCATTTGGGTTTTTCTATTTCGGCCTGCACCCGCGATAAACGGGGCCGCAACGAAACGCACGGTAAAGATTATTACTTTATTACTCCCGAAGATTTTCGTCGAAAAATTGAAAACGACGAATTTGTAGAGTGGGAAGAAGTATACGAAGGCGCTTTTTACGGCACTTTAAAATCAGAGATTGAACGCATCTGGAGCACCGGCAAGCATGCTATTCTGGATGTAGACGTAAAAGGCGGGTTGCACATTAAAGAATTTTACCAGGATCGGGCGCTGGCCGTTTTTGTAAAACCTCCTTCCATCGAAGCCTTGGCCCAACGGCTCGAAGCCCGGGCTACCGATTCGGCTTCCAGTATTTCCAGCCGCGTATTTAAAGCTAAATTTGAGTTGAGTTTCGAAGATAAATTCGATAAAGTAATTGTAAACGACAACCTGGAAGATGCGTTCCGGAAAGCGGAAAAATTAGTGAACGAATTTCTGGGAGTGGAAGAACGTGTGGTATGA
- the nadD gene encoding nicotinate (nicotinamide) nucleotide adenylyltransferase: MKVGLLFGSFNPIHTGHLILANYMANNTDLSAVWLVVSPQNPFKASASLLHEFDRLHMVNLAIDKNTRLGVSDIEFKMPKPSYTIDSLTYLQDKYPSYEFVLIMGEDNLPSFPKWKNYEQILNFFEVYVYPRSGTPPSALKEHPKVKMVPAPLLDISATFIRDCVHQGKSITYMVPEEVENYIKLKKFWL, from the coding sequence ATGAAAGTAGGCCTGCTTTTCGGGTCTTTTAATCCCATTCACACCGGTCATTTAATTTTAGCTAATTACATGGCCAACAACACCGATTTAAGTGCCGTTTGGCTGGTAGTTTCGCCGCAAAATCCGTTTAAAGCCAGCGCCTCGCTGTTGCACGAGTTCGACCGGCTGCATATGGTAAACTTGGCTATTGATAAAAATACCCGGTTGGGCGTATCGGATATTGAGTTTAAAATGCCAAAGCCGAGTTATACCATAGATTCGCTTACCTACCTGCAGGATAAATATCCGTCTTATGAGTTTGTGTTGATCATGGGCGAAGATAATTTGCCCTCTTTCCCGAAATGGAAAAACTACGAGCAAATTTTAAATTTTTTTGAAGTTTACGTGTATCCCCGTTCCGGTACGCCGCCATCCGCTTTAAAAGAGCACCCCAAAGTAAAAATGGTACCTGCTCCCCTGCTGGATATCTCGGCCACCTTTATCCGCGACTGCGTACACCAAGGCAAATCCATCACCTACATGGTACCCGAAGAGGTAGAAAACTATATTAAACTTAAAAAATTCTGGTTGTAA